Proteins from a single region of Belliella baltica DSM 15883:
- a CDS encoding type II toxin-antitoxin system PemK/MazF family toxin produces the protein MKARKDEVWVANLDPRFGTEAGKTRPVLIVQTNLLNEVHPSTLICPITTNVQLQSKILRVHLKKGVAKVKEDCDIMIDQIRAIDNKRLVKKIGNIPSPLANQVKENLKILLDLDGDGSIISGKIKRHKDH, from the coding sequence ATGAAGGCTAGAAAAGATGAAGTTTGGGTAGCTAATTTGGATCCAAGATTTGGAACGGAAGCTGGTAAAACAAGACCTGTATTGATTGTGCAAACGAACTTACTCAATGAAGTCCATCCTTCTACTTTAATTTGCCCAATTACTACCAATGTTCAACTTCAAAGTAAAATATTAAGAGTCCATTTGAAAAAAGGAGTTGCGAAAGTAAAAGAAGATTGTGATATCATGATCGATCAAATCAGAGCTATTGACAATAAAAGGTTGGTTAAGAAAATAGGAAATATCCCAAGCCCATTAGCAAATCAAGTCAAAGAAAACCTAAAAATCCTCCTAGACCTTGATGGAGATGGTAGTATTATTAGCGGAAAAATAAAGCGTCACAAAGACCACTAA
- a CDS encoding PIN domain-containing protein, which yields MNIVVDSNIVFSGMLNSDGNLAKVLLLSFNKLTFYSSQSLKEEIYSHAEKLKKIAGYSEFEFFRIFNILTKNINFINPLLIPKDFLFNAYNLTKEVDEDDTEFIALTDYLGASLWTGDKKLIKGMSKQGWTKFVDTNQLLHHAIL from the coding sequence ATGAACATAGTCGTAGATTCCAATATCGTATTCAGTGGAATGCTTAATAGTGATGGTAATCTCGCAAAAGTTCTGCTTCTTAGTTTTAATAAATTGACTTTTTATTCTTCGCAATCACTAAAAGAAGAGATATATTCTCACGCTGAAAAACTTAAGAAAATAGCTGGTTATTCAGAATTCGAGTTTTTTAGAATCTTTAATATCTTAACTAAAAACATCAATTTTATTAATCCTTTGCTAATACCAAAAGATTTTCTCTTTAATGCCTACAATTTAACAAAGGAAGTTGATGAAGATGATACTGAATTCATTGCCTTGACGGACTATCTTGGAGCCTCATTGTGGACTGGTGATAAAAAACTAATAAAAGGAATGTCAAAGCAAGGTTGGACTAAATTCGTTGATACTAATCAACTTCTTCATCATGCTATTCTGTAA
- a CDS encoding nucleotide sugar dehydrogenase — MLIPLQNSKIAIIGLGYVGLPLAVAFAERYKTVGYDIDSKRVEELQKGHDRTLEVEDEDLQKVLVKTPEELEEKRIGLQITGSVPPISSCNIYIVTVPTPTDKHNKPVLTPMLKASEAIGRVLKKGDVVIYESTVYPGVTEEECVPVLVKVSGLKFNEDFFAGYSPERINPGDKEHTVTKILKVTSGSTPEVATYVDDLYKSVITAGTHQASSIKVAEAAKVIENSQRDINIAFVNELSKIFNLLNIDTQEVLEAAGTKWNFLPFKPGLVGGHCIGVDPFYLAQKAQEVGYHPEIILAGRRLNDSMGKHVATETIKHMMRKDLKVIDSKVLILGFTFKEDCPDVRNTRVIDIYNELKSFDMEVDVYDHWASREEVEHDYDISMLDKNKKPILSEYAAIILAVAHKEFRNWNIQKSDHQVIFDVKSVLEKEKVDARL, encoded by the coding sequence ATGCTCATACCTCTTCAAAACTCAAAAATCGCCATCATCGGCCTTGGTTACGTAGGCCTGCCTTTGGCGGTTGCTTTTGCGGAGAGGTACAAAACTGTGGGCTATGATATTGATTCTAAAAGGGTGGAGGAGCTACAAAAAGGCCATGACAGAACTTTGGAAGTCGAGGATGAAGACCTCCAAAAAGTCTTGGTCAAAACGCCTGAAGAATTAGAAGAAAAAAGAATTGGACTTCAAATTACTGGTTCAGTTCCTCCAATTTCTTCCTGTAACATCTATATAGTTACAGTACCCACACCCACAGACAAGCACAATAAGCCTGTGCTCACCCCAATGCTTAAGGCTTCTGAAGCTATTGGAAGGGTCTTGAAAAAAGGGGATGTGGTGATCTATGAATCCACAGTTTACCCAGGAGTCACAGAAGAAGAATGTGTTCCAGTATTGGTGAAAGTTTCAGGATTAAAGTTCAATGAAGATTTTTTTGCCGGCTACTCTCCAGAGAGAATCAATCCAGGAGACAAAGAACATACAGTCACCAAAATCTTAAAAGTTACCTCAGGTTCTACTCCAGAAGTAGCCACTTATGTAGATGACCTATACAAATCTGTCATCACTGCAGGCACCCACCAAGCTTCTTCAATCAAAGTTGCTGAAGCAGCAAAAGTGATAGAAAACTCTCAACGAGACATCAACATTGCTTTTGTCAATGAGCTTTCTAAAATTTTTAACTTACTCAATATCGATACCCAAGAAGTCTTAGAAGCCGCGGGAACCAAATGGAACTTCCTTCCATTCAAACCTGGCTTAGTTGGAGGACATTGTATTGGAGTTGACCCTTTTTACTTAGCACAGAAAGCACAGGAAGTAGGATACCATCCAGAGATCATTTTAGCAGGTAGAAGACTAAATGACTCCATGGGCAAGCATGTGGCCACAGAGACCATCAAACACATGATGCGCAAAGACTTAAAAGTTATAGATTCAAAAGTATTGATTCTCGGCTTTACCTTCAAAGAAGATTGTCCAGACGTAAGAAATACAAGAGTAATTGATATCTACAACGAATTGAAGTCTTTCGATATGGAGGTAGATGTCTATGACCATTGGGCAAGTAGAGAAGAGGTAGAGCATGATTATGACATCTCTATGCTTGATAAAAATAAAAAACCAATTTTATCTGAATATGCTGCGATAATCTTGGCCGTAGCGCACAAAGAATTCAGAAACTGGAACATCCAAAAATCTGATCATCAAGTAATCTTCGATGTGAAAAGTGTATTGGAGAAGGAGAAGGTAGATGCAAGATTATAG
- a CDS encoding AAA family ATPase → MIIKSISLDNFRSKSKLQLELGRRLTILIGENGSGKTSVLDGLAIGLGSILTYLPGVSGISFKNTDIRQIKNQKTPYTRVRIETDEGLIWDRTERRDKSKSTSRQIPPAVGLQHLRKYLDNQILDPFNDSKKVELPIFSYYGVSRALLDVPLRRRGFPKAHARFEALEGALVADSRFRSAFVWFYNKENEEQRKQRELKDFDFQLPELAAVRSAIISIFPGISNPHITLNPLKFVVNKDDETLDIMQLSDGYKTLLSLVIDLAIRMALANPESERPLESGAVVLIDEVDLHLHPEWQRRVVGDLLRTFPNTQFLLTTHSPYIIESINNHLQRYHIHNIPTKDQDILDIQPISPGEVKAYFIEENKETNLIDSEVQLLDDQLIHPFNSIAKLYDRMRDLQWEKPIHD, encoded by the coding sequence ATGATTATCAAATCCATCTCTTTAGATAATTTCAGATCTAAATCTAAACTCCAATTAGAGCTTGGAAGGAGACTGACTATTCTCATCGGAGAGAATGGTTCAGGCAAGACGAGTGTTCTCGATGGCTTAGCAATAGGTTTAGGGTCAATTTTAACTTATCTTCCTGGTGTTTCTGGAATTTCATTCAAGAACACGGATATCCGTCAAATCAAAAATCAAAAAACTCCATATACAAGGGTTCGTATAGAAACCGACGAAGGGCTTATTTGGGATAGAACGGAAAGAAGGGATAAAAGCAAATCTACTTCTAGGCAAATTCCACCTGCTGTTGGACTTCAACACCTTCGTAAATACCTCGATAATCAAATACTTGATCCCTTTAACGATTCCAAAAAGGTGGAGCTCCCTATATTTTCCTATTATGGAGTATCTAGAGCCTTATTGGATGTACCACTTCGCAGGAGAGGTTTTCCAAAAGCTCATGCCAGATTTGAAGCATTGGAAGGAGCATTAGTTGCAGATAGCCGTTTCCGATCCGCTTTTGTTTGGTTTTACAACAAAGAAAATGAAGAGCAACGTAAACAGCGTGAGTTAAAAGATTTTGACTTTCAACTTCCCGAACTAGCTGCTGTGAGAAGCGCAATCATAAGTATTTTCCCAGGGATATCTAATCCTCATATTACCTTGAATCCTCTCAAGTTTGTGGTGAATAAAGACGACGAGACTTTGGATATCATGCAGCTAAGTGACGGATACAAGACTCTTCTATCTTTGGTGATTGATTTGGCTATTAGAATGGCCCTAGCCAATCCCGAATCTGAAAGGCCTCTGGAATCAGGGGCTGTGGTATTGATAGATGAAGTAGATTTACACCTTCATCCCGAATGGCAACGTAGGGTGGTAGGAGACTTGCTTCGTACTTTCCCGAACACACAGTTTTTGTTAACTACTCATAGTCCATATATTATTGAGTCGATCAATAACCACTTGCAACGATATCATATCCATAATATCCCAACCAAGGATCAGGATATCTTAGACATTCAACCGATTTCCCCGGGTGAAGTAAAAGCCTATTTTATTGAGGAAAATAAGGAAACCAATCTTATTGATTCTGAAGTTCAGCTGTTGGATGATCAATTGATACATCCATTCAACTCAATCGCAAAGCTGTACGATCGGATGAGAGATTTACAGTGGGAAAAGCCGATTCATGATTGA
- a CDS encoding adenylyltransferase/cytidyltransferase family protein, with protein sequence MKKAIIVSGYFNPIHKGHIEYFNHAKAAGDVLIVIVNNDHQRALKGSKEFQLEDERVFIVSNIKSVDQVFLSIDQDRTVCETIREIHKQLGKSFQLAFANGGDQNNQSIPEVPVCEELGIELIDGLGDKIQSSSWLLKK encoded by the coding sequence ATGAAAAAAGCCATTATCGTCTCCGGTTACTTCAACCCCATACATAAAGGTCATATCGAATACTTTAACCATGCCAAAGCAGCAGGTGATGTACTAATTGTCATCGTAAACAATGACCATCAAAGAGCCTTAAAAGGCTCAAAAGAGTTTCAATTAGAAGATGAACGGGTGTTTATTGTTTCCAATATCAAAAGCGTAGATCAAGTATTTTTATCTATCGATCAAGACAGGACAGTATGCGAAACCATCAGAGAGATTCATAAACAACTGGGGAAATCATTCCAATTAGCTTTTGCAAACGGAGGCGATCAAAATAACCAATCCATACCAGAAGTCCCTGTATGTGAGGAGCTAGGAATAGAACTCATCGACGGCCTAGGAGACAAAATCCAATCAAGTAGTTGGTTGTTGAAAAAATAA
- a CDS encoding GDP-L-fucose synthase family protein, with product MNKTTKIYIAGHRGMVGSAIWRALETKGYNNLIGQSSKELDLRNQQAVHDFFDNEKPEVVIDAAARVGGILANNDFPYQFLMENMQIQNNLINASLKADVKKFIFLGSSCIYPKLAPQPLKEDYLLTSSLEPTNEWYAIAKITGVKACEAIRKQYGKDYISLMPTNLYGSFDNFDLKTSHVLPAMIRKFHDAKHSTVNGQQAPVTLWGSGTPMREFLHVDDMADAVVFALENQFQDNLYNVGTGTDLTIKELAEMIQRIVGHEGDIIWDSSKPDGTPRKLMDVSKMTSAGWQAKIGLEEGIKGTYQWFLENQDSFKEVKM from the coding sequence ATGAACAAAACGACTAAAATCTACATCGCCGGCCATCGCGGCATGGTTGGTTCCGCAATTTGGAGAGCCTTAGAAACCAAAGGCTATAACAACTTAATTGGTCAATCTTCCAAAGAACTGGACTTAAGAAATCAACAAGCAGTCCATGATTTTTTCGATAATGAAAAACCAGAAGTTGTAATTGATGCAGCAGCTAGGGTAGGAGGGATTCTGGCTAACAATGATTTTCCTTATCAGTTTTTGATGGAAAACATGCAGATACAGAATAATCTCATAAACGCATCACTCAAAGCAGATGTGAAAAAGTTTATTTTCCTAGGTTCTTCCTGTATTTACCCAAAATTGGCACCTCAACCTTTAAAAGAAGATTACTTGTTAACTTCCTCTTTAGAGCCCACAAATGAATGGTATGCCATTGCGAAAATTACAGGAGTCAAAGCATGTGAGGCAATTAGAAAGCAATATGGGAAGGATTACATTTCATTGATGCCTACAAACCTATATGGCTCATTTGATAATTTCGATCTAAAGACTTCTCACGTATTGCCAGCCATGATCCGCAAATTCCATGATGCAAAACATTCAACAGTCAACGGTCAACAGGCTCCCGTTACGCTATGGGGATCTGGAACGCCTATGCGAGAATTCTTACATGTGGATGATATGGCTGATGCAGTAGTTTTCGCCTTAGAAAATCAATTCCAAGACAACCTTTACAATGTAGGAACAGGAACAGACCTCACTATCAAGGAACTCGCTGAAATGATTCAAAGGATAGTAGGTCACGAAGGAGATATCATCTGGGATAGCAGCAAACCCGACGGTACCCCAAGAAAACTCATGGACGTATCCAAAATGACTTCGGCAGGCTGGCAAGCCAAGATCGGACTAGAAGAAGGAATAAAAGGCACCTACCAATGGTTCCTCGAAAACCAAGACTCTTTCAAGGAAGTAAAAATGTGA
- a CDS encoding GxxExxY protein yields the protein MEVNEITGKILTAAYKVHTALGPGLLESSYQACLKYELVKAGLQVEVEKSLPLVYEEVKLECGYRLDMLVENQVIVELKTVESFADVHIAQILTYLKLSNKKIGLLLNFNTKSLKNGIKRIIL from the coding sequence ATGGAGGTAAACGAAATTACAGGTAAAATTTTAACCGCAGCCTATAAAGTTCACACAGCTTTAGGCCCAGGACTCTTAGAATCTTCTTATCAGGCATGTCTGAAGTACGAATTAGTGAAAGCAGGTTTACAAGTAGAGGTTGAAAAGTCCTTACCTTTAGTTTATGAAGAAGTGAAACTTGAGTGTGGTTACAGATTAGATATGCTAGTTGAAAATCAAGTAATAGTGGAGTTAAAGACCGTTGAAAGCTTTGCTGATGTTCATATAGCACAAATATTAACCTATCTTAAATTATCCAATAAGAAGATAGGCTTGCTTCTTAATTTCAATACCAAAAGCTTAAAGAACGGAATTAAAAGAATTATTTTATAA
- the gmd gene encoding GDP-mannose 4,6-dehydratase has translation MKVALITGITGQDGSYLAELLLEKGYMVHGIKRRASSFNTQRVDHLYEDQHEDNVRLKLHYGDLTDSTNLIRIIQETQPDEIYNLGAMSHVKVSFDSPEYVANVDGIGTLRILEAVRILGLEKKTRIYQASTSELYGGMPENKNEKGFYDENSPFYPRSPYGAAKIYGFWITKNYREAYNMFACNGILFNHESPRRGETFVTRKITRAVAKIALGLQKELYMGNLDAKRDWGHAKDYVKAMWLILQQDVAEDFVIATGVTTKVRDFIQMAFAHVGFNIRFEGEGVNEVGILNSVDQVIYEKATGLTINSLTLNAGDTLLKIDPIYFRPTEVDLLLGDPTKSKTKLGWEPEYDLQGLVEDMMVSDIQLSRREHFMV, from the coding sequence ATGAAAGTCGCATTAATAACAGGAATAACTGGCCAAGACGGCTCCTATCTCGCCGAATTACTTTTAGAAAAAGGTTACATGGTTCACGGCATTAAACGTAGAGCTTCTTCCTTCAACACCCAAAGAGTAGATCACTTATATGAGGATCAGCATGAAGACAATGTAAGACTCAAACTCCATTACGGTGACTTAACAGACTCGACGAACCTCATTAGAATTATTCAAGAAACTCAGCCAGATGAAATCTATAACTTGGGCGCCATGTCCCATGTCAAAGTTTCTTTCGACTCTCCTGAATATGTAGCGAATGTAGATGGAATTGGTACATTGAGGATTTTGGAAGCGGTGAGGATATTGGGATTAGAAAAGAAAACGAGAATATACCAAGCTTCAACTTCTGAACTTTATGGAGGGATGCCTGAGAACAAAAATGAAAAAGGATTCTACGACGAAAACTCACCGTTTTATCCACGTTCTCCATACGGTGCAGCAAAGATCTACGGCTTTTGGATTACCAAAAATTATCGTGAGGCGTACAACATGTTTGCATGTAATGGCATACTTTTCAATCACGAGTCGCCTCGAAGAGGGGAAACATTCGTAACTAGAAAAATCACCAGAGCAGTTGCTAAAATTGCTTTAGGTTTACAGAAAGAACTCTACATGGGTAACCTTGATGCCAAACGAGATTGGGGACATGCTAAGGATTATGTAAAAGCCATGTGGCTAATTCTACAACAAGACGTTGCAGAAGACTTCGTAATAGCCACAGGTGTCACCACAAAAGTCCGTGACTTCATCCAAATGGCCTTTGCTCATGTCGGCTTTAACATTAGATTCGAAGGCGAAGGAGTAAACGAAGTTGGAATCCTTAATTCAGTCGATCAAGTGATTTATGAAAAGGCAACTGGCTTAACGATTAACTCCTTAACCCTTAACGCCGGAGACACTTTACTAAAAATCGATCCCATCTACTTCCGTCCAACCGAAGTCGATCTTCTTCTCGGAGATCCAACGAAATCTAAAACAAAACTAGGCTGGGAACCTGAATATGACCTTCAAGGGTTAGTGGAAGATATGATGGTATCGGATATTCAATTGTCCCGCAGAGAACACTTTATGGTCTAG
- a CDS encoding glycosyltransferase family 25 protein: MFSIKIINLRKDKIKRELMLSQLVDLNLLKCSQVIDAVYGNELDNSIKNFINLKRKPFLPTKFNRPLTAGEIGCSMSHQAIYKRMKSNDICLIIEDDVVISRDLIDFIDLIEKLPSSWELVLLGHQVARVRGARISVWGRKRLGKFTIGKPVEMAFGCYGYLINYKGARKLINAAKKMDAPIDHYTGVSDFVNLYAIKHPIIHFSKELTVYSNIAVERELVSAQATKALENKAFSKFKEFVKSSFFYHPIRFLIRLVRWCTGNLRTLKIIRSYR, from the coding sequence ATGTTTTCAATAAAAATTATTAATTTAAGGAAAGATAAAATTAAAAGAGAATTGATGCTTTCGCAGCTAGTTGATCTTAATTTGTTGAAGTGTTCTCAAGTAATTGATGCTGTATATGGAAATGAATTAGATAATAGCATAAAGAATTTCATAAATTTAAAGCGTAAACCATTTTTACCGACAAAATTTAATAGACCATTAACAGCTGGAGAAATAGGGTGCTCGATGAGCCATCAAGCAATCTATAAAAGGATGAAATCTAATGATATTTGCTTAATAATTGAAGATGACGTTGTTATATCTCGAGATTTAATTGATTTCATAGATTTAATTGAGAAATTACCTTCAAGTTGGGAACTTGTATTGTTAGGACATCAGGTAGCAAGAGTTAGAGGAGCTCGTATAAGTGTTTGGGGAAGGAAAAGATTAGGTAAGTTTACGATAGGTAAGCCTGTTGAGATGGCTTTTGGTTGTTATGGCTACTTAATTAATTACAAAGGTGCAAGAAAATTAATCAATGCTGCGAAAAAAATGGACGCTCCAATTGATCATTACACAGGTGTATCTGACTTTGTAAACCTTTATGCAATCAAACATCCAATCATTCATTTTTCTAAAGAGCTAACAGTGTATAGTAATATCGCTGTTGAACGGGAATTGGTTAGTGCCCAAGCGACTAAAGCTTTAGAAAATAAAGCTTTCAGTAAATTTAAAGAATTTGTTAAGTCATCGTTTTTTTATCATCCAATAAGGTTTTTGATTAGGTTAGTAAGATGGTGTACAGGTAATTTAAGAACTCTTAAAATTATACGTTCATATCGATAG
- a CDS encoding lipopolysaccharide biosynthesis protein, which produces MSIRKSLSSGILYTGITRYSGVLVSIVIGAILARLLTPAEFGVVALVTVFISFFNLLTDVGIGPAVIQNKKLTDEDVQSIFLLCILLGLVLTFLFFFSATLIASFYENKDLIPLIRLLSLTVFFSSLRIVPNALLLKKLKFKQIGFVTITVQLFSGILAIVLAYKGFSYYSLVFKSIFDSFITFVILFKLSPVKLILYLRKSALNKIIHFSSFQFLFNFINYFSRNTDNLLIGKFLSPVSLGFYDKSYQLMMMPVQNLTHVITPVLHPVLSEFQNDKLRILNAYTKVVRLLATIGFPISVFLYFTASEIILILYGVQWEKSIPVFKILALTVGIQMVLSSSGSIFQAINRTDLLFYSGAISAVFMVGGISYGIFIEKSLEGVGFGLIVAFLINFFQGFYILIKFALKGSVLYFFKSFLFPITTSIIIWLCLLSFQSIKIDNLYISLLGKIVISFSVFLLVNFFNKNNRNLALDFLKNRRAF; this is translated from the coding sequence ATGTCTATACGTAAATCCCTAAGTTCTGGTATTTTATATACTGGTATCACCCGTTATTCTGGTGTATTGGTATCAATAGTAATAGGTGCAATTCTAGCAAGATTACTAACTCCAGCTGAGTTTGGTGTTGTTGCTTTAGTTACTGTTTTTATTTCATTTTTCAATTTATTAACCGACGTCGGTATTGGACCCGCTGTTATTCAAAACAAAAAATTGACGGATGAAGATGTACAGTCAATTTTCTTACTTTGCATTTTACTCGGATTAGTTTTAACATTTCTATTTTTCTTTTCAGCAACTTTAATAGCTTCTTTTTATGAAAATAAGGACTTAATCCCATTAATTAGATTACTTTCCTTAACTGTTTTTTTTAGTTCTTTAAGGATTGTACCTAATGCATTATTGCTAAAAAAATTAAAGTTTAAACAAATAGGGTTTGTTACTATTACAGTTCAATTATTTAGTGGAATACTTGCTATTGTTCTTGCTTATAAAGGTTTTAGTTATTATTCTTTGGTTTTTAAAAGTATTTTTGACAGTTTCATAACTTTTGTTATTCTTTTTAAACTGTCACCTGTAAAGCTTATATTGTATTTGAGAAAAAGTGCCTTAAATAAAATTATACATTTTTCGAGTTTTCAATTTTTATTTAATTTCATTAATTATTTTTCAAGAAATACAGATAACCTCTTGATTGGAAAGTTTTTATCACCAGTCTCTTTAGGGTTTTATGATAAATCTTACCAATTAATGATGATGCCGGTTCAAAATTTAACGCATGTTATAACACCTGTTTTACACCCTGTACTTTCGGAATTCCAAAATGATAAACTAAGAATATTAAACGCATACACCAAAGTGGTGAGACTATTAGCTACTATAGGTTTTCCTATTTCAGTTTTTTTGTATTTCACTGCTTCAGAAATCATTTTAATTTTATACGGAGTTCAGTGGGAGAAAAGTATTCCTGTATTTAAAATTTTAGCTCTAACAGTTGGGATTCAAATGGTACTTTCTAGTTCTGGATCTATTTTTCAGGCTATAAATCGAACTGATTTACTATTTTATTCAGGCGCCATTAGTGCTGTCTTTATGGTAGGTGGTATTAGTTATGGTATTTTTATTGAAAAAAGTTTGGAGGGAGTTGGATTTGGTTTGATTGTTGCTTTTTTAATAAATTTTTTTCAAGGATTTTATATTTTGATAAAGTTTGCATTGAAAGGCAGTGTTTTATATTTTTTTAAATCTTTTTTGTTTCCTATTACAACTAGTATAATTATTTGGTTGTGTCTTTTAAGTTTTCAATCAATTAAAATTGATAATTTATACATTTCTTTATTAGGAAAAATAGTTATTTCATTCTCTGTTTTCTTATTAGTGAATTTTTTTAATAAAAATAATCGAAATCTTGCCTTAGATTTTTTAAAAAATAGAAGAGCTTTCTAA
- a CDS encoding glycosyltransferase family 2 protein: MKKNKNNSICLVTVVIPTYKRSKLLESAIISVLNQSYENLEILVVDDNSDGCEQDKVQKIIAKFNNVEYLKNFRKKGGCGARNSGILKASGDFIAFLDDDDIFLKGKIHNQLKHLIDTGGNASFTDYVLNDRIYNKKKNVVKNFNKLDSHQILNFEVPASTTLMMAKRQSLIDVGLFDENLPSFQDLDLWYRLSKNGPIFKYNGLLSEFTIHLEDRVSINIDKRATGLNKLIDKWKNEIELIVGVKKFYDFYYRESIYNVIKYSNLSYKEKFKYYLTLNLKGETKLKYLAVLPYNLINFVKTQ; this comes from the coding sequence ATGAAAAAAAATAAAAATAATTCAATTTGTTTAGTTACAGTTGTAATTCCAACTTACAAAAGAAGTAAACTTTTAGAATCTGCTATTATTTCTGTTTTAAATCAGTCTTATGAAAATTTAGAAATTTTAGTTGTTGATGATAACTCAGATGGTTGCGAACAAGATAAAGTTCAAAAAATAATTGCTAAATTCAATAATGTTGAGTATTTAAAAAACTTTAGGAAAAAAGGAGGTTGTGGTGCGCGAAATAGTGGGATATTAAAAGCATCTGGTGACTTTATAGCTTTTTTAGATGATGATGATATATTTCTTAAGGGTAAAATTCACAATCAGTTGAAGCATTTAATAGATACTGGAGGGAATGCTTCCTTTACAGACTATGTCTTGAATGATAGGATTTACAATAAAAAGAAAAATGTTGTTAAAAATTTTAATAAACTTGATTCCCATCAAATTTTGAATTTTGAGGTTCCTGCTTCTACCACTTTAATGATGGCAAAAAGGCAGAGTTTAATTGATGTTGGTCTTTTTGATGAGAATCTCCCTAGCTTTCAGGATTTAGATTTATGGTATAGATTATCAAAAAATGGTCCCATTTTCAAATATAATGGCTTACTTTCTGAATTCACTATTCATTTAGAAGATAGAGTTAGTATAAATATAGATAAACGCGCGACTGGTTTAAATAAATTGATCGATAAATGGAAAAATGAAATTGAATTAATTGTTGGAGTTAAGAAGTTCTATGATTTTTATTATCGAGAGTCAATATATAACGTCATTAAATATTCTAATTTATCTTATAAAGAAAAATTTAAATATTATTTAACTTTGAATTTGAAGGGTGAAACTAAGCTAAAATACCTAGCTGTACTTCCATACAATTTAATTAATTTCGTCAAAACTCAGTAG
- a CDS encoding glycosyltransferase family 2 protein, whose amino-acid sequence MKISIITVVFNDLIGFKRTFNSVITQTYKNLEFIVIDGGSSDGTAEFISLNSDFFSKWTSGPDKGIYDAMNKGINLGTGEFAIFLNAGDCFYSNEILSEVVKNFNNPNAIYFGRALVDGETHDWLFPPIRYKKDNITLWLKNNVPNHQAMFFPKSYYSRYKYNLALKISSDKDYKLNAQKSFKIPFVFCDLIICKFNLGGISSSNKLKQSLIISKELWKLDTQYYSLNYAIKNQIKHYSKILLSNLFGKSLLNKILKKAK is encoded by the coding sequence ATGAAAATTTCAATTATTACAGTTGTATTTAACGATTTAATTGGGTTTAAACGGACATTTAATTCAGTTATAACTCAAACTTATAAAAATTTAGAATTTATAGTCATTGATGGTGGTTCTAGCGATGGAACTGCAGAATTTATTTCTTTAAATTCTGATTTTTTTTCAAAGTGGACATCAGGTCCAGATAAGGGGATTTATGATGCTATGAATAAAGGAATAAACCTTGGGACTGGGGAATTTGCTATTTTTCTGAATGCAGGAGATTGTTTTTATTCTAATGAAATTCTTTCAGAGGTTGTTAAAAACTTTAATAACCCTAATGCAATTTATTTTGGTAGGGCTTTAGTTGATGGGGAAACTCATGATTGGCTGTTCCCGCCGATTAGATATAAAAAAGATAATATCACTTTATGGTTGAAGAATAATGTCCCTAATCATCAAGCTATGTTTTTTCCAAAATCATATTACTCTAGATATAAATATAATTTAGCTTTAAAAATTAGTTCTGATAAAGACTATAAACTAAATGCTCAAAAATCATTCAAAATACCATTTGTTTTTTGTGACTTAATTATATGTAAATTTAATTTAGGTGGGATTTCATCTTCAAATAAATTAAAGCAATCATTGATTATTTCAAAGGAATTGTGGAAATTAGATACTCAGTACTATTCATTAAATTATGCTATAAAGAATCAAATTAAACATTATTCAAAAATATTATTAAGTAATTTATTTGGTAAAAGTTTATTAAATAAGATACTTAAAAAAGCCAAATAG